In one window of Oscillospiraceae bacterium DNA:
- the sfsA gene encoding DNA/RNA nuclease SfsA has protein sequence MTYNKVVKGVFVNRPNRFIAVVDIAGKREHVHVKNTGRCKELLLPGSDVVLFASDNPGRKTKYDLIAVYKKRRNLPPLLINMDSQVPNDAVAEWLKECGMFSECAQIRREVTYNSSRFDFYIEDGEKRAFLEVKGVTLESDGTAMFPDAPTERGVKHINELVNCVSEGYMGLILFVIQMKGVNTFTTNDITHKAFGTALRNAVEHGVKVIAYDCDVTPDSIRLSSEIPVEL, from the coding sequence GTGACGTATAACAAAGTGGTAAAAGGTGTATTTGTAAATCGCCCTAACCGTTTTATTGCTGTTGTGGATATAGCCGGAAAAAGAGAACATGTTCATGTAAAAAACACAGGTCGTTGCAAGGAATTGTTGTTGCCCGGCTCGGATGTCGTTCTATTTGCTTCGGATAACCCCGGCAGAAAAACAAAATATGATCTTATCGCAGTGTATAAGAAGCGGAGAAATTTACCTCCGCTTCTTATCAATATGGACTCACAGGTTCCCAACGATGCAGTAGCTGAATGGTTGAAAGAGTGCGGAATGTTCTCGGAGTGCGCACAAATACGACGTGAAGTGACCTATAATTCTTCACGTTTCGATTTTTATATTGAAGATGGCGAAAAGCGTGCGTTTCTTGAAGTGAAGGGTGTAACTCTTGAATCCGACGGTACTGCCATGTTTCCCGATGCTCCAACCGAGCGTGGTGTGAAGCATATTAATGAACTTGTCAATTGTGTGTCTGAAGGATATATGGGTTTGATTTTGTTTGTTATACAGATGAAAGGCGTAAATACGTTCACCACGAACGATATTACACACAAAGCATTCGGAACCGCATTAAGAAATGCTGTGGAACATGGTGTTAAAGTAATTGCATATGATTGTGATGTTACTCCCGACAGCATTAGACTTTCGAGTGAGATACCCGTTGAACTTTGA
- a CDS encoding formate--tetrahydrofolate ligase — MKSDVEIALEAKMLPIGKVAEKVGILEDELEYYGKYKAKISDDCINRLKDKEDGKLILVTAINPTPAGEGKTTTSIAIGQAFGKLGVNSIIALREPSLGPVFGIKGGAAGGGYSQVVPMEDINLHFTGDFHAITSANNLLCAAIDNHIFQGNALNIDPKRVIMKRVVDMNDRALRNIVVGLGARTDGVVREDGFKITVASEVMAILCLAEDLSDLKEKLGNILVGYTYDSKPVYCRDLKVNGAMTVLLKDAIKPNLVQTLENTPCIIHGGPFANIAHGCNSIRATKLALKLCDYTITEAGFGADLGAEKFFDIKCRKGGLKPSVVVLVATARALKYNGGVKKEDTSKENVEALKKGVVNLEAHIDNLKKFGVNIVVAINHFYTDTEAELQVIKDMCEAKGVEFGLSKGFAEGGDGAVELAEKIIKAANKPSDFKVLYDDELSIKDKISTIAKEIYGASNVIYEAAAEREIKNITEMGKGNLPVCMAKTQYSLSDDQTLLGRPTGFTLSVREITLSAGAGFVVAITGKIMTMPGLPKVPSAEIIDIDENGVIKGLF, encoded by the coding sequence ATGAAAAGCGATGTAGAAATAGCTCTCGAAGCTAAAATGCTTCCAATAGGTAAGGTTGCGGAAAAGGTTGGGATACTTGAGGATGAGCTTGAGTATTACGGAAAATATAAAGCAAAGATTTCAGATGATTGTATTAACCGCCTTAAGGATAAAGAGGATGGTAAACTTATACTTGTTACCGCAATTAACCCTACACCTGCGGGCGAGGGTAAAACCACCACATCTATTGCTATCGGTCAGGCTTTTGGAAAACTGGGTGTTAATTCTATAATTGCGCTCCGTGAGCCTTCCCTTGGACCGGTTTTCGGCATTAAGGGTGGTGCAGCAGGCGGCGGATACAGTCAGGTGGTCCCCATGGAGGATATAAATCTTCATTTTACGGGCGATTTTCATGCAATCACAAGCGCAAATAACCTTCTTTGCGCGGCGATCGACAATCACATTTTCCAAGGTAATGCGCTCAATATTGATCCTAAAAGAGTTATAATGAAGCGCGTTGTGGATATGAACGACCGTGCTCTCAGAAACATTGTTGTGGGACTCGGTGCACGTACCGATGGTGTTGTACGCGAGGACGGATTCAAAATAACCGTCGCCAGCGAGGTTATGGCAATACTTTGCCTTGCGGAAGACCTTAGCGACCTTAAAGAGAAGCTTGGTAATATACTTGTCGGCTACACATATGATTCCAAGCCTGTTTACTGCCGTGATCTTAAGGTTAACGGTGCGATGACCGTGCTTCTCAAAGATGCTATAAAGCCCAATCTTGTTCAGACATTGGAAAACACTCCCTGCATTATTCACGGCGGACCTTTTGCGAATATTGCCCACGGATGTAATTCTATAAGAGCTACAAAGCTTGCTCTTAAGCTTTGTGATTATACCATCACCGAAGCAGGTTTTGGTGCAGACTTGGGTGCCGAAAAGTTCTTTGATATAAAATGCCGTAAGGGCGGATTGAAGCCCTCTGTCGTTGTGCTTGTAGCTACTGCACGTGCACTGAAATATAACGGTGGTGTCAAGAAAGAAGATACTTCCAAAGAAAACGTCGAAGCACTCAAAAAAGGTGTTGTGAACCTTGAGGCACATATCGATAATCTTAAAAAATTCGGTGTAAATATTGTTGTTGCCATAAATCACTTCTACACCGATACCGAAGCTGAGCTTCAGGTCATAAAGGATATGTGCGAAGCCAAAGGCGTTGAATTCGGTCTTTCCAAAGGCTTCGCCGAGGGCGGAGACGGTGCTGTTGAGCTTGCTGAAAAAATTATCAAAGCGGCAAATAAGCCCAGTGATTTCAAAGTGCTTTATGACGATGAGCTTTCAATTAAGGATAAAATTTCCACAATTGCAAAAGAAATATACGGTGCAAGCAATGTGATTTATGAGGCGGCAGCTGAACGTGAAATCAAAAACATCACCGAGATGGGTAAAGGCAATCTGCCTGTCTGCATGGCAAAGACCCAGTATTCACTTTCCGACGATCAGACACTTCTCGGACGTCCCACCGGCTTTACACTTAGCGTACGAGAAATAACGCTTTCGGCTGGAGCGGGATTTGTAGTGGCAATAACAGGTAAAATAATGACCATGCCCGGTCTTCCCAAGGTGCCTAGTGCGGAAATTATAGATATTGACGAAAATGGCGTTATAAAAGGCTTGTTCTGA
- a CDS encoding xanthine phosphoribosyltransferase — protein sequence MELLKQRILKDGVVKPGGILKVDSFLNHCIDISLYNEIGKEFRRLFPDEGINKILTIEASGIGIACIAAQYFNCPVVFAKKTISKNIDGELFTSKVQSFTKGITYDVVVSKKFLSPEDKVLIIDDFLAKGMALAGLVDICSQAGADIAGAGIVIEKVFQNGGNNMRKKGIRVESLARIISMDDEKVVLE from the coding sequence ATGGAGCTTTTGAAGCAGAGGATACTTAAAGACGGTGTTGTTAAGCCGGGCGGTATTCTTAAGGTTGACAGTTTTCTTAATCATTGCATTGATATAAGCCTTTACAACGAAATAGGCAAGGAATTCCGAAGATTGTTTCCCGATGAAGGTATAAACAAAATACTCACCATAGAGGCATCCGGAATAGGCATAGCGTGCATTGCGGCTCAGTATTTTAATTGCCCCGTTGTGTTTGCAAAAAAAACCATATCCAAAAATATTGACGGTGAGTTATTTACATCAAAAGTGCAGTCCTTTACAAAAGGCATTACATACGACGTTGTCGTTTCTAAAAAATTTCTTTCGCCTGAGGATAAAGTGCTGATAATAGATGACTTTCTTGCCAAAGGCATGGCGCTTGCCGGACTGGTGGACATATGTTCTCAGGCAGGTGCGGATATTGCAGGCGCCGGAATAGTAATAGAAAAGGTGTTCCAGAACGGCGGAAACAATATGAGAAAAAAAGGTATAAGGGTCGAATCGCTTGCACGCATAATTTCAATGGATGACGAAAAGGTAGTATTGGAATAG
- a CDS encoding ABC transporter permease, which yields MNNLLHLSKRPDLTKTQALLWYMIAIVCAVAVGGLLIFVLGQNPFNYYVAVIQGAFGKYMSFRGFVRELIPLLIASLGVSVAFKMKFWNIGAEGQFIMGAVCACWVGLQFGNVWNHWLLMLVMFLAGVVGGGIFGLIPAFLKCKFGTNETLMTLMLNYIALYLVQWLSDGPWRDPELKGFSNIKQLPVAARVDRIGKIDVSWMLALVLIVAVYVYLRYTKHGYEISVVGDSQNTARYAGINVGSVVMRTMFISAAISGIGGMLKVAGEGTSYTLSTGIANGVGFTAIIVAWLAKLNPIGITVVSILFATLEKGCGVAESKFKLSASVADIVQGLILFVILGFDFFMRYKITFNLPEKKKSSSNNNGGEEQV from the coding sequence ATGAATAATCTGCTTCATCTTTCAAAGCGCCCCGACCTTACCAAAACACAGGCACTCCTGTGGTATATGATTGCAATTGTGTGTGCAGTGGCGGTTGGCGGACTTCTCATATTTGTATTGGGCCAGAATCCGTTTAACTATTATGTGGCTGTAATACAGGGTGCTTTCGGAAAATATATGTCCTTCAGAGGCTTTGTACGTGAGCTTATTCCGCTTCTTATCGCTTCTCTGGGTGTTTCTGTGGCATTCAAAATGAAGTTCTGGAACATAGGCGCAGAGGGTCAGTTTATAATGGGTGCCGTGTGTGCCTGCTGGGTAGGGCTTCAGTTTGGAAATGTGTGGAACCATTGGCTTCTGATGCTTGTCATGTTTCTTGCGGGAGTCGTGGGAGGAGGTATCTTCGGACTCATTCCCGCGTTCCTCAAATGCAAATTCGGTACAAACGAAACCCTTATGACGCTTATGCTCAACTATATTGCCCTGTACCTTGTTCAGTGGCTTAGTGACGGCCCCTGGCGCGATCCCGAGCTTAAAGGATTTAGTAACATAAAGCAACTTCCTGTTGCGGCAAGAGTCGACCGCATTGGTAAGATAGACGTAAGCTGGATGCTGGCGCTGGTGCTGATTGTAGCGGTTTATGTTTATCTGCGCTACACTAAGCATGGCTATGAGATATCGGTTGTGGGCGACAGCCAGAATACAGCAAGATATGCAGGAATTAATGTTGGCAGTGTGGTTATGCGTACTATGTTTATCAGTGCCGCAATAAGCGGTATCGGCGGTATGCTTAAGGTGGCAGGCGAGGGAACGAGCTACACCCTCAGCACAGGTATCGCCAATGGCGTAGGTTTTACGGCGATAATTGTTGCGTGGCTTGCAAAACTCAATCCTATCGGTATAACGGTAGTTTCTATCTTGTTCGCGACGCTTGAAAAAGGTTGCGGTGTTGCGGAAAGTAAATTTAAGCTGTCTGCGTCTGTTGCTGACATTGTACAGGGACTTATACTTTTTGTTATACTCGGATTTGATTTCTTTATGAGGTATAAGATTACTTTCAATCTGCCTGAAAAAAAGAAATCTTCTTCAAACAATAACGGTGGGGAGGAACAGGTATGA
- the tsaE gene encoding tRNA (adenosine(37)-N6)-threonylcarbamoyltransferase complex ATPase subunit type 1 TsaE encodes MKKEIVCNCVEDTEKTGFETARFVSENSITFVALYGGLGAGKTAFVRGFTSFHDKNAVVMSPTYNLVNVYGNIYHFDMYRITNEDDLYSIGFFDYDDGKNIILTEWSENIEYALPDIYLKVVINKSDDCADKRVIILETVGF; translated from the coding sequence ATGAAAAAAGAAATTGTTTGCAACTGTGTTGAGGACACGGAAAAGACTGGATTTGAAACAGCACGATTTGTCAGCGAGAATAGTATAACCTTTGTGGCGCTGTATGGCGGATTGGGAGCAGGCAAAACTGCGTTTGTACGCGGTTTTACATCTTTCCATGATAAAAATGCTGTTGTTATGAGTCCTACCTACAATCTTGTAAATGTGTACGGAAACATATATCATTTTGATATGTATCGCATTACAAACGAGGATGATTTGTATTCCATAGGCTTTTTTGATTACGATGACGGAAAGAATATTATCCTTACCGAATGGAGCGAAAACATTGAGTATGCTTTGCCGGACATATATTTGAAGGTCGTAATCAATAAATCCGACGATTGCGCGGATAAAAGAGTGATAATTCTTGAAACGGTAGGTTTTTGA
- a CDS encoding ABC transporter permease, with the protein MNTIINFLFAAIKAGVPFLYGTTGEIITQKSGSLNLGVEGMMYMGAFVGFYAGFKTGSLVMALLAAFLTGVAAAFVFAFLTVTLQANQNVTGLTLTIFGGGFSVFFGEMMIKNTQGGNPKLSEELLSALTEIRIPYLSDIPYVGKLLFSHNILVYLAVGVAVVCWIYLKYTKFGLQTRSVGENPAAADASGLNVTLIKYANIMLGGGICGLGGAYVSLINGGGVWNNGCVNGQGWIAVALVIFASWSPAKAIFGSLVFGMFTELQIRANDFANEFSVLSFLSNVPTAFYKMLPFIITALVLVFASVSKKREGNQPTACGINYYREER; encoded by the coding sequence ATGAATACAATAATTAATTTTCTCTTTGCCGCAATAAAAGCAGGCGTACCTTTTCTTTACGGTACCACCGGTGAAATAATCACTCAAAAGTCGGGAAGCCTTAACCTGGGCGTTGAGGGCATGATGTACATGGGTGCTTTTGTTGGTTTTTACGCAGGCTTTAAAACCGGCAGTCTTGTTATGGCACTGCTGGCGGCTTTTCTGACGGGTGTCGCCGCGGCATTCGTGTTTGCGTTCCTGACTGTTACTTTGCAGGCAAATCAGAATGTGACCGGTCTTACTTTGACTATTTTCGGTGGCGGTTTCTCCGTATTTTTCGGCGAAATGATGATTAAAAACACGCAGGGCGGCAACCCTAAACTTTCTGAGGAATTGCTTTCGGCCCTTACTGAAATCAGAATACCATACCTCAGTGATATCCCGTATGTTGGCAAGCTTTTGTTCTCTCACAATATACTTGTTTATTTGGCTGTCGGAGTGGCTGTTGTATGTTGGATATATCTTAAATACACAAAATTTGGCCTTCAGACCAGAAGTGTAGGTGAGAATCCTGCTGCGGCAGACGCCTCGGGACTTAATGTTACACTTATAAAATATGCCAACATTATGCTTGGCGGCGGTATCTGCGGCCTTGGCGGCGCATATGTTTCTCTCATCAACGGCGGTGGCGTGTGGAATAATGGCTGTGTAAACGGACAGGGCTGGATAGCGGTTGCTTTGGTTATATTTGCTTCCTGGTCTCCCGCAAAGGCTATATTTGGATCACTTGTGTTTGGTATGTTTACTGAACTGCAGATTCGCGCAAACGACTTTGCCAATGAATTTTCGGTACTTTCATTTCTCAGCAATGTTCCCACGGCATTTTATAAAATGCTTCCTTTCATTATCACGGCGCTTGTCCTTGTGTTTGCTTCTGTGTCCAAAAAACGCGAGGGAAACCAGCCGACTGCCTGCGGTATCAATTATTATCGCGAGGAGCGCTGA
- a CDS encoding DNA polymerase IV, translating to MEERVILHSDCNSFFASVEEAIRPELKNYPMAVCGSAENRHGIILAKNQLAKKYDIKTAETIVQARRKCPELVLVEPHYHKYSEYSAAVNQIYTEFTDLVEPFGIDESWLDVTGSYLMFGNGTEIAHRLRNCIRNNLGITVSVGVSFNKVFAKLGSDYKKPDAVTEITRGNYRELVHPLKVTELFMVGGNIADELRRMGIVTIGELAMTSKDFLIHKLGKHGATIHDYANGLDFSPVVSMYSAEKPKSVGNGMTFKRDLVDRRDICVGVAALSDIVSTRLRHYGLRCRTLQVSVKNSNFKTVSKQKMLSAALNSKKDIYDESMYVMDSLWKSDAPIRSITITCTHLLSFSCFGEQLDIFGTQNRTDAIRRHERVDAAVDEIRQKYGRSIISFASQIVNDIGV from the coding sequence ATGGAAGAACGAGTTATTCTGCATAGTGACTGTAACAGCTTTTTTGCAAGTGTAGAAGAAGCAATACGCCCCGAATTGAAGAACTATCCCATGGCGGTTTGCGGCAGTGCCGAGAACCGTCACGGAATAATTCTTGCCAAAAATCAGCTGGCTAAAAAGTACGATATAAAAACAGCCGAAACGATAGTGCAGGCAAGACGCAAATGTCCGGAGCTTGTTTTGGTGGAGCCCCACTATCATAAATACTCTGAATACTCTGCCGCGGTAAATCAGATATATACGGAATTTACCGATTTGGTGGAACCCTTCGGAATAGATGAAAGTTGGTTGGATGTGACAGGGAGTTATCTGATGTTCGGAAACGGTACCGAAATAGCACACCGACTGAGAAATTGTATACGTAACAATCTCGGAATAACGGTATCGGTGGGAGTTTCCTTCAACAAGGTCTTTGCAAAGCTGGGAAGTGATTATAAAAAGCCGGACGCGGTTACCGAAATAACGCGCGGAAACTATCGTGAACTTGTGCACCCGCTTAAGGTTACGGAACTGTTTATGGTAGGGGGGAATATAGCTGATGAGCTGAGACGGATGGGAATAGTCACTATCGGAGAGCTTGCCATGACATCTAAGGATTTTTTGATTCACAAATTAGGTAAGCACGGAGCCACAATACATGATTATGCCAACGGATTGGATTTTTCGCCTGTTGTGTCGATGTATTCTGCCGAAAAACCGAAATCCGTGGGCAACGGCATGACCTTCAAAAGAGACCTTGTGGACCGCCGCGATATATGTGTTGGAGTTGCGGCACTTTCGGATATAGTCAGCACACGTCTCAGACATTACGGGCTCAGATGCCGTACATTGCAGGTGTCCGTGAAGAATTCAAATTTCAAAACAGTTTCAAAGCAAAAAATGCTTTCCGCTGCCTTGAATTCAAAAAAAGATATTTACGATGAGAGTATGTACGTTATGGACAGCCTGTGGAAAAGTGATGCTCCCATACGCAGTATAACCATTACCTGCACTCACTTATTATCCTTTTCATGCTTCGGGGAACAACTTGATATTTTCGGCACGCAAAACAGGACGGATGCAATACGTCGCCATGAACGGGTTGATGCGGCGGTTGATGAAATAAGACAGAAATATGGCAGAAGTATTATTTCTTTTGCTTCACAGATAGTTAACGATATAGGGGTTTAG
- a CDS encoding BMP family ABC transporter substrate-binding protein produces MNKKLLALILATVMVFAMAFVSCTQAPVDETPVSGEENVGAETNTDETNNEETADKADFKVGVIHIGNPSDGAGYSYAHDQGIVAMQQNLGFTDDQIVRKLNIADADANATKTAIEECIEEGCNIIFGTSWGYMNTMEELAAEYPEVIFSHGTGYKSNDTNFNNYFGRIYQPRYLSGIAAGLKTQSNLVGYVAAWGEENAEVTGGLDAFAKGVAAVNPDAKVYVKVTGSWFDPTLEANAAQALLDLGCDVIGQHCDTTAPQLAAEAAGVWGCGYNTDMSKDAPKAHLTAPIWNWGVYYTAATEAAMNGTWKEFGNFFGGLDINFVDISPLSENCAEGTDKYIASARQAIVDGSFAVFDGKQLSFDAEGNATVIDEALVDNAGNEIVAAGGACLDDATITGAINWYYANVEKK; encoded by the coding sequence ATGAACAAGAAATTACTCGCACTCATTCTCGCAACCGTAATGGTTTTCGCAATGGCATTTGTTTCCTGCACTCAGGCACCCGTTGACGAAACCCCTGTGTCCGGCGAAGAAAACGTCGGCGCAGAAACAAACACAGATGAGACCAACAACGAAGAAACTGCTGATAAGGCTGATTTCAAAGTCGGTGTTATTCACATCGGTAATCCTTCCGACGGCGCAGGCTACTCCTACGCTCATGACCAGGGTATCGTTGCTATGCAGCAGAACCTTGGCTTTACCGACGATCAGATCGTACGTAAACTCAACATCGCTGATGCTGATGCAAATGCTACCAAAACCGCTATTGAAGAGTGCATCGAAGAAGGATGTAACATTATCTTCGGTACCAGCTGGGGCTACATGAACACCATGGAAGAACTCGCAGCAGAATATCCCGAAGTTATCTTCTCTCACGGTACAGGCTACAAATCCAATGATACCAATTTCAACAACTACTTCGGACGTATTTACCAGCCCAGATACCTCTCCGGTATCGCTGCAGGTCTCAAGACCCAGTCTAACCTTGTTGGTTACGTTGCAGCATGGGGCGAAGAAAACGCTGAGGTTACCGGCGGTCTTGACGCTTTCGCTAAGGGTGTTGCAGCGGTTAACCCCGATGCAAAGGTATATGTAAAGGTTACCGGCTCTTGGTTTGACCCCACTCTCGAAGCAAATGCTGCTCAGGCTCTTCTCGACCTGGGTTGTGATGTTATCGGTCAGCACTGCGATACCACTGCTCCTCAGCTTGCAGCTGAAGCGGCAGGTGTTTGGGGCTGCGGCTATAACACAGACATGTCTAAGGACGCTCCCAAGGCTCACCTTACTGCTCCCATTTGGAACTGGGGTGTATACTACACTGCAGCTACCGAAGCAGCTATGAACGGCACATGGAAAGAATTCGGCAACTTCTTCGGCGGTCTGGACATCAACTTTGTTGATATTTCTCCTCTGTCCGAGAACTGCGCAGAAGGCACTGATAAGTACATAGCTTCCGCAAGACAGGCTATCGTTGACGGCAGCTTCGCAGTATTCGATGGCAAACAGCTTTCCTTTGATGCTGAAGGCAATGCAACTGTAATCGACGAAGCTCTCGTTGACAACGCAGGTAACGAAATCGTTGCAGCAGGCGGCGCTTGCCTTGACGATGCTACTATCACCGGCGCTATCAACTGGTACTACGCAAACGTAGAAAAGAAATAA
- a CDS encoding ABC transporter ATP-binding protein, whose protein sequence is MEKTNTAIELKGIRKVFGNVVANDEVDLSVREGEILALLGENGSGKTTLMNMLSGIYQPDGGSIFVNGQKAHINSPEDSKKLGIGMIHQHFKLIELFSGVDNVLLGSNKDNLFLTKKRVKTVTESVKQFGLNVDLSKKVYDMSVSEKQSVEIIKVLFNGAKILILDEPTAVLTPQETRVLFDILRNMKKSGCAIVIITHKLNEVMEISDRVTILRKGKSVATVNTAETDAQKLTELMVGHAVELSIDRPEVEIENKSLFSVHHLVVENEEKINAINDISFELYRGEILGVAGVAGSGQKELCEAIAGLQKVKKGAILYEKENIVQKTPREIIKLGISMSFIPEDRLGMGLSASMGIRDNMMLKNYRSAKGPFVDRKTASAQAKRVIGQYDISAPDIVTPVSRLSGGNVQKVLLGREIEAEPNVIITAYPVRGLDINSSYTVYNALNDQKKKGAGVLFIGEDLDVMLELCDRIMVLCHGEITGIVDAKTATKEQIGLLMTNSVKEGTENE, encoded by the coding sequence ATGGAAAAGACAAATACGGCTATTGAATTAAAAGGTATACGAAAAGTTTTCGGTAACGTAGTTGCCAACGACGAGGTAGACCTGTCAGTCAGGGAGGGCGAGATTCTCGCCCTCCTTGGCGAAAACGGGTCGGGAAAGACTACATTGATGAACATGCTTTCGGGAATTTATCAGCCCGACGGCGGTTCTATTTTTGTCAATGGGCAAAAGGCTCATATCAATTCACCCGAAGACTCAAAAAAACTCGGAATAGGCATGATACATCAGCATTTTAAGCTGATAGAACTGTTCAGCGGCGTTGATAATGTACTGTTGGGCAGTAATAAAGATAATTTATTTCTGACAAAAAAACGTGTTAAAACCGTAACTGAATCAGTCAAGCAGTTTGGCTTGAACGTTGATTTGTCTAAAAAAGTTTATGATATGTCGGTCAGCGAAAAGCAATCCGTAGAGATAATAAAGGTCTTGTTCAACGGAGCAAAGATACTTATTCTGGATGAGCCTACCGCTGTATTGACTCCTCAGGAAACACGTGTTCTGTTTGATATACTGCGCAATATGAAAAAAAGCGGATGTGCGATAGTTATTATTACGCACAAGCTTAACGAGGTTATGGAAATAAGCGACCGTGTAACCATTCTCCGCAAGGGAAAGAGTGTTGCTACCGTAAATACGGCTGAAACCGATGCACAGAAGCTTACCGAACTTATGGTGGGACATGCGGTGGAGCTTTCCATAGACAGACCTGAGGTTGAGATTGAAAATAAATCCCTGTTTTCCGTACATCATCTGGTGGTAGAAAACGAGGAAAAGATAAATGCCATAAATGATATATCCTTTGAGCTGTACCGCGGAGAGATACTGGGTGTCGCCGGTGTCGCCGGAAGCGGACAGAAGGAATTGTGTGAGGCGATAGCAGGACTTCAGAAAGTCAAAAAGGGCGCAATTCTTTACGAAAAAGAAAACATAGTCCAGAAAACACCCCGTGAAATCATAAAACTCGGAATAAGCATGAGCTTTATTCCGGAGGACAGACTCGGAATGGGTCTTTCTGCTTCAATGGGAATACGTGATAATATGATGCTCAAGAATTACCGTTCTGCCAAGGGACCTTTTGTAGACAGGAAAACGGCATCGGCTCAGGCTAAGCGTGTGATTGGACAGTATGATATTTCCGCTCCTGATATTGTGACCCCTGTTTCCCGTCTTTCGGGCGGAAATGTTCAAAAGGTTCTTTTGGGACGTGAAATAGAGGCAGAACCCAATGTTATAATCACGGCGTATCCCGTGCGCGGACTTGACATAAATTCATCTTACACCGTTTATAACGCACTCAATGACCAGAAAAAAAAGGGAGCCGGAGTTTTATTTATCGGCGAAGACCTTGATGTAATGCTGGAGCTTTGCGACCGTATAATGGTGCTTTGTCACGGCGAGATAACCGGCATAGTTGATGCCAAAACCGCTACTAAGGAACAAATCGGATTACTTATGACCAATTCGGTAAAGGAGGGCACGGAAAATGAATAA
- a CDS encoding ATP-grasp domain-containing protein: MKNIIITDAKYRSSLAAVYSLAGKEYNIILCQTDDYKKTPLSFSSKYASKTVFLSERNYSEELESLIRMYDRPVIIPIGANTTELLSRERAKFSEICDFLVPSTEALDAANDKKTVADTARRLGIPVPEEITEEPETYPVIIKPSCGEKFGLHAEERYIRADSRDEYIAAMEKMKKYDPSPIVQEYIQGDAVGVCLLISPNGCTAGTVCHKRIRELPVTGGPSTCCETINDDKLFNYSCQLLKELNFQGVAMVEFKNGRLLEINPRVWGSFPLTYHCRSNFTENWIRCAAGEKFEAPEYKKNVKMNFIVNDTVAAFKYLSHGKFSKFFGAVKDILNPCVKEALFSFNDPLPFFTYIKNLF; the protein is encoded by the coding sequence ATGAAAAACATTATAATTACAGATGCCAAGTACCGTTCGTCGCTCGCGGCGGTGTATTCTCTGGCGGGAAAAGAATACAATATAATATTGTGTCAGACAGACGATTACAAAAAAACACCGCTTTCTTTCAGCTCAAAATATGCAAGCAAAACCGTTTTTCTCAGTGAACGGAATTACTCCGAAGAGCTTGAAAGCTTAATACGGATGTATGACCGCCCCGTTATTATACCCATAGGCGCAAACACAACCGAGTTGTTAAGCCGGGAACGCGCAAAGTTTTCTGAAATTTGTGATTTTCTTGTTCCCTCTACTGAAGCGCTGGATGCTGCAAACGATAAAAAAACGGTGGCAGACACCGCACGCAGGCTGGGTATTCCCGTCCCCGAAGAAATAACGGAAGAGCCGGAAACCTACCCTGTAATAATAAAACCTTCCTGCGGTGAAAAATTCGGACTTCACGCCGAGGAAAGATATATACGCGCAGACAGCCGCGATGAATATATTGCGGCAATGGAAAAGATGAAAAAGTATGATCCGTCCCCCATCGTTCAGGAGTATATACAGGGCGACGCAGTAGGAGTGTGTCTTCTCATTTCTCCGAACGGGTGTACAGCAGGAACCGTTTGTCACAAGCGCATACGTGAGCTTCCTGTTACGGGAGGACCGTCAACCTGCTGTGAGACCATCAATGACGACAAGCTTTTTAACTATTCCTGTCAGCTTCTCAAGGAACTGAATTTCCAAGGCGTTGCCATGGTAGAATTCAAAAACGGACGGCTTCTTGAAATAAATCCACGTGTATGGGGCAGTTTTCCTCTCACATATCATTGCCGAAGCAATTTTACCGAAAATTGGATAAGGTGTGCAGCCGGCGAAAAATTTGAAGCACCCGAGTACAAGAAAAATGTAAAAATGAACTTTATTGTCAATGACACAGTAGCAGCTTTCAAGTATCTGTCTCACGGAAAATTTTCCAAGTTCTTCGGTGCTGTAAAAGACATTTTGAATCCGTGTGTAAAAGAAGCACTTTTCTCTTTCAATGATCCTTTACCGTTTTTTACGTACATCAAAAACCTTTTCTGA